The Desmonostoc muscorum LEGE 12446 genome includes a region encoding these proteins:
- the psb32 gene encoding photosystem II repair protein Psb32 yields the protein MKQLLKQVFSNQKHFIRLILPLVAVILAASLFSTPALATGVYQIPNLTSGNDTWVLDQGEVISRVNEGKISSAFEDLAKQTGNEVRIVTIRHFDYGETAESFTKELFEKWFPTKEAQGNQTLLVLDTATNNTAIITGDQVKSLLTDSIAESVADETLSIPLRKGNKYNQAFLDTSDRLVAVLSGKPDPGPPEIVDNVQVEGTFKNAEETKAVQGNATAWVIGLLIAATVIPMATYYIYQINQPSSDG from the coding sequence ATGAAACAGCTCCTCAAACAAGTATTTAGCAATCAAAAACATTTTATCCGGCTAATTTTACCATTAGTGGCGGTTATTTTAGCAGCTTCGCTGTTTAGCACACCTGCTTTAGCCACAGGTGTGTATCAAATACCCAATCTCACATCAGGGAATGACACCTGGGTTTTGGATCAAGGTGAAGTTATCAGTCGTGTGAATGAAGGTAAGATTAGCAGCGCTTTCGAGGATTTGGCAAAGCAAACTGGCAATGAAGTCAGAATCGTTACTATTCGCCACTTTGACTACGGAGAAACAGCGGAAAGCTTTACTAAAGAACTGTTTGAAAAATGGTTTCCCACAAAAGAAGCCCAAGGTAATCAAACTTTATTGGTTCTTGACACAGCTACCAATAATACCGCCATTATTACTGGGGATCAAGTTAAGTCTTTGCTCACAGACTCTATTGCCGAAAGTGTAGCTGATGAAACCCTAAGTATACCCTTACGTAAAGGCAATAAATACAACCAAGCATTTCTTGATACTAGCGATCGCCTTGTGGCCGTTCTCTCAGGCAAACCCGATCCAGGCCCACCCGAAATAGTTGACAATGTTCAAGTAGAAGGTACCTTCAAGAACGCAGAAGAAACTAAAGCTGTCCAAGGTAATGCTACTGCTTGGGTAATAGGATTGTTAATTGCCGCCACTGTTATTCCAATGGCGACTTACTACATTTATCAGATAAATCAGCCATCATCTGATGGGTAA
- a CDS encoding RibD family protein produces the protein MLQHRPHTTVVLAMSADGKIGDFRRSPARFGSRADKAHLENQIAASDAVLFGAGTLAAYGTTLTVSDPTLLQRRAQGAKPPQPVHIVITQSGNLNPEIHFFKQPVERWLLTTTAGAVSWNKRQKSLLRHLPQQDKAQHSAGSPEVWQLQQLSEPEQTSDSQTSAQEFTPEFKQIMVFETRTGEIDILAALKHLATLHITRLAILGGGQLVASLLELDLIDELWLTVCPLILGGTTAPTPVDGQGFLSHLAPKLQLLEVNTVEQEVFLHYRLQR, from the coding sequence ATGCTGCAACATCGTCCTCATACTACAGTTGTTTTAGCAATGAGTGCAGATGGCAAGATAGGAGATTTTAGGCGATCGCCTGCTCGGTTTGGTTCAAGGGCTGATAAAGCACACTTAGAAAACCAAATCGCTGCCTCTGATGCCGTTTTATTCGGTGCTGGTACTCTCGCCGCCTACGGAACCACACTTACCGTATCAGATCCAACCTTATTGCAACGTCGGGCACAAGGGGCTAAACCCCCCCAGCCGGTTCATATAGTGATTACACAGTCTGGAAACCTGAATCCGGAAATTCACTTTTTTAAGCAACCAGTTGAACGTTGGTTACTGACAACAACAGCGGGAGCAGTTTCCTGGAACAAACGCCAAAAGTCACTTTTGCGTCACTTGCCCCAACAGGATAAAGCTCAGCACAGCGCTGGCTCTCCAGAAGTGTGGCAGTTACAACAACTCTCGGAACCAGAGCAAACCAGCGACTCCCAAACCTCTGCACAGGAGTTTACTCCAGAATTTAAGCAGATTATGGTTTTTGAAACACGAACGGGAGAAATTGACATCCTGGCGGCTTTAAAGCATCTAGCCACTCTACATATAACACGCTTGGCGATCTTGGGTGGTGGTCAATTAGTAGCCTCCTTGCTGGAACTAGATTTAATCGATGAATTATGGTTGACTGTCTGTCCACTGATTTTAGGCGGTACTACCGCACCCACACCTGTGGATGGACAAGGTTTTTTATCACATTTAGCTCCCAAATTGCAACTACTAGAAGTTAATACAGTTGAGCAAGAAGTGTTTTTGCACTATCGGCTGCAACGATGA
- a CDS encoding DUF4346 domain-containing protein, which translates to MLTDLMVKDLAAIDDKLSHRHIELDPGGYFIIYLDRDAGLIYAKHFTNVIDERGLAVDPETGKVIPAREKVERTHTTVFSGRTAKELCVKIFEETQPPPVTQLSHAAYLGREFVRAEVALVTEQEYVQD; encoded by the coding sequence ATGCTTACGGATTTAATGGTTAAAGATTTAGCAGCAATTGATGATAAACTTTCCCACCGTCATATTGAACTCGATCCCGGTGGATATTTCATTATTTACTTGGATAGAGACGCAGGCTTAATTTATGCCAAGCATTTTACAAATGTGATTGATGAGCGCGGTTTAGCAGTCGATCCAGAAACAGGAAAGGTAATTCCTGCACGAGAAAAGGTAGAACGAACTCACACCACAGTTTTTAGTGGGAGAACAGCCAAAGAACTTTGCGTGAAAATCTTTGAGGAAACTCAGCCCCCTCCTGTCACTCAATTAAGTCATGCAGCTTATTTAGGTCGAGAATTTGTCCGAGCTGAAGTCGCTTTAGTCACAGAACAAGAGTATGTTCAAGATTAA
- a CDS encoding ABC transporter ATP-binding protein yields MAKSRRLAKLGAYLRPHWREASLGILALLSVNALGVYIPWLIRAGVDKLSTTFNWNQIIHYVVIIVLLSSAMWLMRMASRIWLFGVGRQVEFDLKQRIFEHLLKLEPSYFASNTAGDLISRATSDVDNIKRLLGFAVLSFANTVFAYALTLPVMLAISVDLTLASLAVYPFMFLLVSLFSDRLRKQQAAVQEQLSDISELIQEDISGIALIKIYAQEANERRAFAKKNQQLLAANLELAKSRNTLFPLIGGLANVSSLVIIWLGAARMSSGTLEVGDFLALLIYVERLVFPTTLLGFTISTYQRGEVSIDRLESILSVTPKIQDTADAVHLTMAELQGELTAKNLNYTYPGSTTPALENLNFTIAPGETVAIVGAIGSGKSTLANALPRLLDIEPGQLFLDELDITKIALADLRSAIAYVPQDSFLFSTTIKNNIRYGDPVSEQEQVESVAKLAQIDAEIHNFPQKYETIVGERGITLSGGQRQRTALARAMLVDAPVLILDDALSSVDNQTATEILKNLSSGTQRKTVIFITHQLSAAAAADRIFVMEKGKIVQMGNHLELLQQQGLYRTLWSQHQVEELLH; encoded by the coding sequence ATGGCAAAATCTCGAAGACTCGCTAAACTTGGTGCTTACCTTCGACCCCATTGGCGGGAAGCCTCTTTAGGTATTCTCGCTTTGTTGTCTGTTAATGCCCTGGGCGTTTATATCCCTTGGTTGATTCGTGCTGGTGTTGACAAACTCTCAACTACTTTCAACTGGAATCAAATAATACATTACGTAGTTATTATTGTATTACTCAGTTCAGCAATGTGGCTAATGCGTATGGCATCACGCATTTGGCTATTTGGGGTAGGGCGTCAGGTAGAATTTGACCTCAAACAACGGATTTTTGAACACTTACTGAAGCTGGAACCGTCTTATTTTGCCAGTAATACTGCTGGTGATTTGATTAGCCGGGCTACCAGTGATGTGGACAATATCAAGCGGTTGTTAGGTTTTGCCGTCTTGAGTTTTGCAAATACAGTTTTTGCTTACGCTCTGACACTGCCAGTAATGCTGGCAATTAGTGTGGATCTCACACTAGCTTCTTTGGCAGTGTACCCTTTTATGTTTTTGCTGGTGAGTTTGTTTAGCGATCGCTTACGCAAACAACAAGCAGCAGTCCAAGAGCAACTTTCTGACATCAGCGAACTCATCCAAGAAGATATTAGCGGCATTGCCTTAATTAAAATCTATGCCCAAGAAGCAAATGAGCGTCGAGCTTTTGCCAAGAAAAATCAGCAGCTATTGGCTGCTAATTTGGAACTGGCAAAAAGCCGAAATACTCTATTTCCTTTAATTGGCGGCCTAGCTAATGTCAGTTCTCTGGTAATTATTTGGCTAGGGGCGGCGCGGATGTCTTCTGGGACGCTTGAAGTTGGGGACTTTTTAGCACTCTTAATCTATGTAGAGCGTCTAGTTTTCCCCACTACTCTTTTAGGGTTCACAATTAGCACCTACCAACGAGGTGAAGTTAGTATCGATAGGCTTGAATCTATTCTCAGTGTCACACCGAAAATTCAAGACACAGCCGATGCGGTACATCTAACAATGGCTGAACTCCAAGGAGAACTGACAGCAAAAAATCTCAACTACACTTATCCTGGTTCTACTACTCCGGCTTTAGAAAATCTAAACTTTACTATTGCTCCGGGAGAAACCGTGGCAATTGTTGGGGCAATTGGTTCAGGAAAATCTACTTTGGCCAATGCTTTGCCGCGTTTATTGGATATTGAACCAGGACAATTGTTTTTAGATGAACTGGATATTACTAAGATAGCGTTGGCAGATTTACGAAGTGCGATCGCCTACGTTCCCCAAGATAGTTTTCTCTTTAGCACCACAATCAAAAATAATATCCGCTACGGTGACCCAGTTAGCGAACAAGAACAGGTTGAATCTGTTGCTAAATTGGCTCAAATTGATGCAGAAATTCATAATTTTCCCCAGAAATACGAAACCATCGTTGGCGAACGCGGGATTACACTTTCTGGCGGTCAACGGCAACGTACTGCCCTCGCTAGAGCTATGCTGGTTGATGCACCAGTGTTAATTTTAGATGATGCCCTCTCCAGTGTAGATAATCAAACAGCTACAGAAATTCTCAAAAATCTCTCCAGTGGTACACAACGGAAGACAGTAATTTTTATTACTCATCAACTATCTGCCGCTGCTGCTGCTGACCGAATTTTTGTCATGGAAAAGGGAAAAATTGTGCAGATGGGAAATCACTTAGAACTTTTACAACAACAAGGTCTTTACAGAACTTTGTGGAGCCAGCATCAAGTTGAGGAATTATTGCATTAA
- a CDS encoding HupE/UreJ family protein, which yields MFKTKLSQFPASGEFYTSKVVDRHIGAIAALILISLLSSWTGTPSVHAISNFWEGFLWGVADPVINSNCLVGIVAVGLLSAIFVRGALIVGYFVLAVVLGIIIHSLELNLPGTEIVISVSTIFLSTMLMMPNQVNFIVLAVMAVGVGLFQGYAHGQSMIGTEIITLVTYILGITLTQVAVAMSVREIGSAMGMGEINRISPWKINIAGWCLCAIAIVFLSNSII from the coding sequence ATGTTCAAAACTAAATTATCCCAATTCCCTGCTTCAGGGGAATTTTATACCTCGAAGGTAGTCGATCGCCATATTGGAGCGATCGCAGCTCTGATTTTAATTAGCTTGCTAAGTTCATGGACTGGAACACCATCTGTTCATGCCATCTCTAATTTTTGGGAAGGCTTTCTTTGGGGAGTAGCAGATCCAGTCATTAACTCAAATTGTTTAGTTGGTATTGTTGCTGTTGGCTTACTGTCAGCTATATTTGTTCGTGGCGCTTTGATAGTTGGATATTTTGTCCTAGCAGTAGTTTTGGGGATTATAATTCATTCACTGGAGCTAAATTTACCAGGGACAGAAATAGTCATAAGTGTTTCTACTATTTTCTTAAGCACAATGCTGATGATGCCAAATCAAGTAAACTTTATAGTACTTGCTGTGATGGCTGTCGGTGTTGGTTTATTTCAGGGTTACGCTCACGGACAATCTATGATTGGGACAGAAATAATAACACTAGTTACGTATATACTAGGTATTACCTTAACTCAGGTTGCAGTTGCCATGAGTGTTAGAGAAATTGGTAGTGCGATGGGTATGGGCGAAATCAACCGAATTTCACCCTGGAAAATTAATATTGCTGGCTGGTGTTTGTGTGCGATCGCCATCGTGTTTTTGAGCAATTCGATTATCTGA
- a CDS encoding endonuclease I family protein: protein MKFIKLLLLSIALIFFAWISPLQASPMAQLPTPLPTFEELQTTSLKNSENVLTLATIILPQLSKFALVDELAEKYTPSKILSYDRAKDEMFGIIDNQAGIVTDIYASYPIRLIGRGDPSQEAGKLKVNTEHVWPQSKGANKGNAQSDLHHLFPAREDINSERGNKPFDDIADTTTKKWYRNNTVQSTIPSSGIDEFSESASTKFEPREKVKGDIARAMFYFYTIYRNQADKEDPNYFKNQRQTLCKWNQQDPPDTGEIERNQAIANFQGNDNPFVLDVTLAERAYCNT from the coding sequence ATGAAATTCATCAAATTACTACTGCTTAGTATTGCTCTCATCTTCTTTGCATGGATTAGTCCACTGCAAGCTAGTCCAATGGCTCAATTGCCAACTCCTTTACCGACCTTTGAGGAACTTCAAACAACATCTCTGAAAAATTCAGAGAATGTATTGACTCTTGCAACAATTATATTGCCTCAATTATCCAAATTCGCTTTAGTTGATGAACTAGCCGAGAAGTATACGCCCAGCAAAATCTTGAGCTACGATCGCGCAAAAGACGAAATGTTTGGTATTATCGACAACCAAGCAGGTATTGTGACAGATATTTATGCTAGTTATCCAATTCGTTTAATTGGCAGGGGCGATCCAAGTCAGGAAGCTGGTAAATTAAAGGTAAATACGGAACATGTTTGGCCACAAAGTAAAGGTGCTAACAAGGGTAATGCCCAAAGTGACCTTCACCATCTGTTTCCTGCACGAGAAGATATTAATAGTGAGCGAGGCAATAAACCCTTCGATGATATAGCCGACACAACTACTAAGAAATGGTATCGAAATAATACTGTTCAATCTACAATTCCTAGTAGTGGAATTGATGAATTCAGCGAATCAGCATCTACTAAATTTGAGCCTAGAGAGAAAGTAAAAGGAGATATAGCTAGGGCAATGTTCTACTTTTACACTATCTATCGGAATCAGGCTGATAAAGAAGATCCAAATTACTTTAAAAATCAGCGTCAGACTTTGTGTAAATGGAACCAGCAAGATCCCCCTGACACTGGTGAAATAGAACGTAATCAAGCGATCGCCAATTTTCAAGGAAATGACAATCCATTCGTGCTAGATGTTACACTAGCAGAACGGGCATACTGTAATACTTAA
- a CDS encoding GNAT family N-acetyltransferase has protein sequence MVEQLKPRYSVLWTDKIAEVPQNAWNALAMPLKTPFLEWEWLNNLETSQSATARTGWLPNHLTLWRDRTLIAAAPLYLKGNSSGEFVFDHQWAELSDRIGIRYYPKLLGMTPFTPAEGYRFLIAPGEDENEITAIIVHEIDTFCAKNRISGCHFLFVDPQWRPVLERHGFTSWLHHSFIWENSGFKTFDDYLQVFNANQRRNIKRERKAVEKAGLRLQPLTGDQIPQSCFRLMYQFYTDTCDKFGWWGSKYLTQRFFEQLETDYRHRVLFFAAYSEQDNSHPLGMSFCLFKDDKLYGRYWGSFQEIDCLHFDACYYAPIEWAIANNIQIFDPGAGGRHKKRRGFPAIPNHSLHRFYNNRLGQILRPYIKEVNQLEQQEIEAINAELPFSNQRDS, from the coding sequence ATGGTGGAACAACTCAAGCCCCGCTATTCTGTTCTTTGGACGGACAAAATCGCCGAAGTGCCGCAAAATGCCTGGAACGCTTTGGCAATGCCACTCAAAACGCCATTTTTAGAGTGGGAGTGGCTGAACAATCTGGAAACTTCCCAGAGTGCTACAGCTAGAACCGGTTGGTTGCCAAATCATTTGACATTGTGGCGAGACAGAACACTTATTGCTGCTGCGCCACTTTATCTGAAAGGAAATAGTTCTGGTGAATTTGTCTTCGATCATCAGTGGGCAGAATTAAGCGATCGCATTGGCATCCGGTATTATCCTAAACTGCTGGGAATGACACCATTTACCCCTGCTGAAGGTTATCGGTTTTTAATTGCCCCAGGAGAAGATGAGAATGAAATTACAGCCATAATTGTGCATGAAATTGACACTTTCTGTGCTAAAAATCGCATCTCTGGCTGTCATTTTCTTTTCGTTGATCCCCAATGGCGTCCTGTGCTAGAACGACATGGTTTTACAAGCTGGCTGCACCACAGCTTCATTTGGGAAAATTCTGGTTTTAAAACTTTTGATGACTACTTGCAAGTATTTAACGCCAATCAGCGTCGCAACATCAAGCGGGAACGTAAAGCTGTGGAAAAAGCAGGTTTACGATTGCAACCATTGACTGGGGATCAAATTCCTCAGTCTTGCTTTCGTTTGATGTATCAGTTTTATACTGACACCTGCGATAAATTTGGCTGGTGGGGTAGCAAGTATCTCACACAGCGGTTTTTTGAACAGCTAGAGACTGATTATCGCCATCGAGTTTTGTTTTTTGCTGCATATAGCGAGCAAGATAACTCTCATCCTTTAGGAATGTCCTTTTGTTTGTTTAAAGATGACAAACTCTATGGACGCTATTGGGGTAGTTTTCAAGAAATAGATTGCTTACATTTTGATGCTTGTTATTATGCGCCGATTGAGTGGGCGATCGCTAACAATATCCAAATTTTTGATCCTGGCGCTGGTGGACGCCATAAAAAACGGCGTGGTTTCCCCGCTATCCCCAATCACAGTCTGCACCGCTTTTACAATAATCGTTTAGGACAAATTTTGCGCCCCTATATTAAAGAAGTAAATCAACTCGAACAGCAGGAGATTGAGGCGATTAATGCAGAGTTGCCATTTAGTAATCAGCGAGATTCTTAA
- a CDS encoding sensor histidine kinase, whose translation MSNSRQSSFRRILVTRILLLFVPVLLVGEIVALNKARSSLLATARQNLTESAISKGEKTTDAIALLKAHLLSVSKTTVIPSGLPIEEEEILKQLRQQLPASIECIQLTNVLSQKIIASNCGDQEIGELKLPLPSDGIDVKPIFPPKSGMTGKRNSQNQLQLVLSAPIYDRQGNVAYSLSIQSALYQKTINRPGSLTGAMVVIAEDGTILAHPLTGWVGTNIEQHPNASQLKSIIKNAITGRKDSINLSFEGKELLAGYTAIANPLSQQHQQKWIVLAVTTVDNALFGLEEIKLILIVLTVGLIGASLLASLYLAPYLASPVEELRDYALNIHSHHAAQPVPRNFKIREFNQLAQALDQMVERLKAGSEELEIAWKEAKSANQVKSQFLATTSHELRNPLNIIINCIRLVADGLCDDREEEVEFLKRADETAIHLLGIINDLLDISKIEAGKLSVVTAPIDLRQVLLEVINLQSVNVQQKGLQLKCELGTEPIPIKADAAKLKQVLINIIGNATKFTDAGSINIATAIEYSNGKSQVVVSIKDTGIGIDPAQQHKLFRPFVMVNGATTRQYEGTGLGLAISRNLIELMGGSITLESVGLHQGTTVKITLPLIDISLLPIPKKEGNIGDLGFSSGNEGVKVSRYPSPQESGKSLVAGIGKSEKVGVDKKNSPKLQQLPGKEIYQISLSPQQTILLSLPKGEVYANGISQR comes from the coding sequence ATGAGTAATTCCCGTCAATCATCCTTTCGTCGAATTTTAGTCACAAGAATATTGCTTCTGTTCGTCCCAGTTTTACTTGTAGGTGAAATTGTGGCTTTAAATAAGGCACGTTCTAGTCTATTAGCAACTGCCCGTCAAAATTTAACAGAAAGCGCTATTAGTAAAGGGGAGAAAACAACAGATGCGATCGCTCTTTTGAAAGCTCATTTGCTGAGTGTAAGTAAAACAACAGTTATTCCGTCGGGTTTGCCGATAGAAGAGGAAGAAATTCTCAAGCAGCTAAGGCAACAACTTCCAGCGAGTATTGAGTGCATTCAATTAACAAATGTCCTCAGCCAGAAAATAATTGCCAGTAATTGTGGCGATCAAGAAATTGGAGAATTAAAGTTACCTTTGCCTAGTGACGGAATTGATGTCAAACCAATCTTTCCGCCAAAGTCAGGAATGACTGGTAAAAGAAACAGCCAAAATCAGCTGCAATTAGTGTTATCTGCACCAATCTACGATCGCCAAGGGAATGTAGCTTACAGTTTAAGTATTCAGTCTGCACTATACCAAAAAACCATAAATCGGCCGGGATCGCTCACAGGCGCTATGGTAGTGATTGCTGAGGATGGCACAATTTTGGCGCATCCATTAACAGGTTGGGTGGGAACTAATATCGAGCAGCATCCAAATGCTTCCCAACTCAAAAGCATAATCAAAAATGCAATTACTGGGCGAAAGGATTCAATAAATTTATCTTTTGAGGGAAAAGAATTACTAGCTGGCTATACGGCGATCGCAAATCCACTCAGCCAACAACACCAGCAAAAATGGATCGTCTTAGCTGTTACCACTGTTGATAATGCCCTTTTTGGTTTAGAAGAAATCAAACTCATCCTCATCGTTTTAACAGTTGGTTTAATTGGTGCCAGTTTATTAGCATCCCTATATCTAGCTCCCTACTTAGCAAGTCCTGTAGAAGAATTGCGAGACTATGCTCTAAATATTCATTCTCACCACGCGGCACAACCAGTTCCCCGCAACTTCAAAATCCGAGAATTCAATCAACTAGCCCAAGCACTAGACCAAATGGTAGAACGGCTCAAAGCCGGGTCAGAAGAACTAGAAATAGCTTGGAAAGAAGCAAAAAGTGCCAACCAAGTTAAAAGTCAGTTTTTGGCTACCACTTCCCATGAATTGAGAAACCCATTGAACATTATTATTAACTGTATTCGCCTGGTTGCAGATGGCTTATGTGATGACCGAGAAGAAGAAGTAGAGTTTCTCAAACGTGCCGATGAAACAGCAATTCACTTGCTAGGAATTATTAATGATTTGCTCGACATTTCTAAAATTGAAGCAGGTAAGCTTTCAGTAGTCACAGCACCTATTGACCTCAGACAAGTATTGCTAGAGGTAATCAATTTACAATCAGTTAATGTTCAACAAAAAGGTTTGCAATTGAAATGTGAGTTAGGCACTGAACCGATACCAATAAAGGCAGACGCAGCAAAACTCAAGCAGGTGTTAATTAATATTATTGGTAACGCTACTAAGTTCACTGACGCCGGAAGCATTAACATTGCTACAGCAATTGAATATAGTAATGGCAAATCTCAGGTAGTGGTGAGTATCAAAGATACAGGTATAGGTATCGATCCGGCTCAGCAGCACAAATTATTTCGCCCCTTTGTGATGGTGAATGGCGCAACCACACGTCAGTATGAAGGTACTGGACTGGGACTGGCAATTTCACGGAACTTAATTGAACTCATGGGAGGTAGCATTACTCTTGAGAGTGTAGGACTTCATCAAGGTACGACCGTAAAGATTACCTTACCTTTGATTGATATCTCCCTGTTACCTATTCCCAAGAAAGAAGGAAATATAGGGGATCTTGGATTCTCCTCTGGCAATGAGGGAGTAAAGGTAAGCCGTTACCCTAGCCCACAGGAGTCTGGGAAAAGTCTGGTTGCGGGGATCGGCAAATCCGAGAAAGTAGGGGTAGACAAAAAGAATTCCCCGAAGCTTCAGCAGCTACCTGGAAAGGAGATTTATCAAATTAGTCTTTCGCCCCAGCAAACTATCCTGCTGAGTCTTCCAAAAGGAGAGGTTTATGCAAATGGGATATCTCAAAGGTGA
- the tnpA gene encoding IS200/IS605 family transposase: MSYNISHRAVYSLNIHLVLVTKYRRKVINQAILNRLQDVFESTCVKWRSKVTEYNAESDHVHLVISYPPDVEVSKLVNNLKTVSSRLIRKEFNEHVNQFYNKPVFWTGAYFVASCGGVTLEQLKSYVEKQSSPGN; the protein is encoded by the coding sequence ATGAGTTACAACATAAGCCATCGGGCAGTTTATAGCCTAAATATTCATTTAGTGTTGGTGACAAAATATCGGAGGAAAGTAATTAACCAAGCCATTCTCAATCGGCTGCAAGACGTATTTGAAAGTACTTGCGTCAAGTGGAGAAGTAAAGTTACAGAATACAACGCAGAATCAGACCATGTTCACTTGGTCATTAGCTATCCGCCAGATGTAGAAGTAAGTAAGCTCGTGAATAATCTCAAAACCGTTTCTAGTCGTTTAATCCGCAAGGAGTTCAATGAACACGTTAACCAGTTTTACAACAAACCAGTATTTTGGACGGGTGCATACTTCGTTGCTTCGTGTGGTGGCGTTACCCTTGAACAACTTAAATCTTATGTTGAGAAACAGAGCAGTCCTGGTAATTGA
- the surE gene encoding 5'/3'-nucleotidase SurE has translation MTIILTNDDGIDAPGIKALVKALNGKNAIIAAPADHQSGCGHQVTTTRPINLQRRSETEYAIAGTPADCVRIAITQITADVKFVLSGINAGGNLGVDVYISGTVAAVREAAMHGIGGIAISHYRKAKQNFDWDLAAKFTAEVLADLLKRPLEPGCFWNVNLPHLQPGEANPEVVFCQPCSKPLPVNYRIEGNDFYYVGEYGKRDRTPGSDVDVCFSGNIAVTQLRV, from the coding sequence ATGACCATAATTCTAACTAACGATGACGGTATTGATGCTCCTGGCATCAAAGCGCTAGTCAAGGCTCTAAACGGCAAAAATGCTATTATTGCAGCTCCTGCGGATCATCAGTCTGGTTGTGGACATCAAGTTACCACCACTCGTCCCATCAACCTCCAACGACGTTCTGAGACTGAGTATGCGATCGCCGGCACTCCCGCTGATTGTGTCAGAATCGCAATAACACAAATCACCGCAGATGTCAAATTTGTACTTTCAGGTATCAACGCTGGCGGGAACTTAGGAGTGGATGTCTACATTTCTGGTACTGTTGCTGCTGTACGAGAAGCCGCAATGCACGGTATTGGGGGAATTGCCATTTCCCACTATCGCAAAGCCAAGCAAAATTTCGATTGGGATCTGGCCGCCAAATTTACAGCTGAAGTTTTAGCCGACTTACTCAAGCGTCCCCTCGAACCGGGATGCTTCTGGAATGTAAACCTGCCGCATCTGCAACCAGGAGAAGCAAATCCTGAAGTGGTGTTTTGCCAACCCTGTAGCAAACCCTTACCCGTCAATTATCGCATTGAGGGTAATGATTTTTATTATGTTGGAGAGTATGGCAAACGCGATCGCACTCCTGGTAGCGATGTGGATGTATGTTTTTCCGGCAATATTGCTGTAACTCAGTTAAGAGTTTGA
- a CDS encoding DUF4886 domain-containing protein has product MYTCLFLFLVIAWFTIIGRQVKVNSLPISQQQGIRVLFIGNSYTYFNDLPWLTQQLAESAKETKTLQTEMVVVGGATLKSHWKRGEALKVLKAKHWDYVVLQEQSTLPITNPQEMYKYASLFDAEIKRVNSQTVFYLTWARQNQPETQQILTDSYMRIAKELKAKVAPVGIAWQKVQEANPKLNLYSSDQSHPSPIGSYVAACVFYATLYENSPVGLSCRIYSSNSTSPQESNRIELEKLSETDAQMIQNVVDNIVRKT; this is encoded by the coding sequence GTGTATACATGTTTATTCCTCTTTTTGGTGATTGCCTGGTTTACGATTATTGGAAGGCAAGTTAAAGTAAATTCTCTCCCAATATCCCAGCAACAGGGAATCAGAGTTTTATTTATTGGCAACAGCTATACCTATTTCAATGACCTTCCTTGGTTGACACAACAGTTAGCTGAGTCGGCAAAAGAAACCAAAACCCTGCAAACTGAGATGGTTGTGGTGGGTGGAGCTACCCTCAAAAGTCACTGGAAACGTGGTGAAGCACTCAAGGTTTTAAAAGCTAAACACTGGGATTATGTAGTACTGCAAGAGCAGAGTACTTTACCGATTACTAATCCTCAGGAAATGTATAAGTACGCCAGTTTGTTTGATGCCGAGATTAAGCGAGTTAATTCTCAAACTGTATTTTACCTAACTTGGGCAAGGCAAAATCAACCAGAAACGCAACAAATATTGACTGATTCTTACATGAGAATTGCTAAAGAACTGAAAGCCAAAGTTGCACCTGTGGGAATTGCTTGGCAAAAAGTTCAAGAAGCGAATCCAAAATTAAACCTTTATAGTTCGGATCAAAGTCATCCTAGCCCTATTGGCTCCTATGTAGCAGCATGTGTATTCTATGCAACACTTTATGAAAATAGTCCTGTAGGGTTGAGTTGTCGTATATACAGTAGTAATTCTACTAGCCCACAAGAAAGCAACAGAATTGAGTTAGAAAAGTTAAGTGAAACAGATGCCCAAATGATTCAAAATGTGGTTGATAACATCGTCAGAAAAACATAG